In one Stieleria sp. JC731 genomic region, the following are encoded:
- a CDS encoding SGNH/GDSL hydrolase family protein translates to MRSISALLLVCATLTAAAQDVSPQTLPLPVLGPYEYEAKPEGEAFVKLNPRKAPEPGAMLLRSGDRLAIVGDSITEQRMYSRLIETYLTACMPDLNVSVRQYGWSGEKTDGFLRRMDNDCLRFDPTIATLCYGMNDARYRPFDITNGKWYEDHYTAIVRKLKNAGAKVVVGSPGCSGKLATWVQSRSGTLEEHNQHLCALRDIAMGVAQREQVAFADVFWPMYKARVAAPGLYLGDGSQPYEIVGRDGIHPDWAGHAIMAYAFLTSLGLDGDLGTISVNLENQSGKGEGGHHVERVNHGEIHVTSERYCFCAPGPIDRDDSVRSGMTFVPFDEKLNRLTLKVTGVHGIATITWGGASKTFSARQLADGINLAAEFTDNPFCDAFARVDDAVAAKQEYETKQIKQIFHGRQGRDNMEKAVKDSEQEREPLVAAVHAAMKPVKHVIKIEN, encoded by the coding sequence ATGCGATCGATTTCAGCCCTTCTGCTCGTTTGCGCTACGCTGACTGCAGCTGCGCAGGATGTATCACCGCAAACGCTGCCTTTGCCCGTTTTAGGCCCGTATGAATACGAGGCAAAACCCGAGGGCGAGGCTTTTGTCAAACTGAACCCTCGCAAGGCACCAGAGCCCGGTGCAATGCTGCTTCGCTCTGGTGACCGATTGGCCATCGTCGGAGATTCGATCACCGAACAGCGGATGTATTCTAGGTTGATCGAGACTTACTTGACCGCTTGCATGCCTGACTTGAACGTGTCGGTACGGCAGTATGGATGGAGCGGCGAAAAGACCGATGGTTTCCTTCGGCGGATGGATAACGATTGTCTGCGTTTTGATCCCACCATCGCCACGCTATGCTACGGCATGAACGATGCTAGATATCGACCATTCGATATCACCAACGGGAAGTGGTACGAGGATCACTATACCGCGATCGTGCGAAAACTGAAAAACGCTGGTGCCAAAGTCGTTGTCGGTTCGCCAGGATGCAGCGGCAAATTGGCGACCTGGGTTCAATCACGATCCGGAACTCTTGAAGAACACAACCAGCATCTCTGTGCACTGCGTGATATCGCGATGGGTGTTGCTCAGCGCGAACAAGTCGCCTTCGCGGACGTCTTTTGGCCGATGTACAAAGCTCGCGTTGCGGCTCCCGGACTTTACCTTGGCGACGGTTCACAACCCTACGAAATCGTTGGCCGAGATGGTATTCACCCAGACTGGGCCGGACATGCAATCATGGCCTACGCCTTCCTGACCTCGCTAGGCCTCGACGGTGACTTGGGAACGATCTCGGTCAATCTAGAAAACCAATCAGGCAAAGGTGAAGGTGGTCACCATGTCGAGCGCGTCAACCATGGCGAAATCCATGTCACGAGCGAGCGATACTGCTTCTGTGCCCCTGGCCCGATCGACCGAGATGATTCGGTACGCTCAGGCATGACGTTTGTTCCGTTTGATGAAAAGTTGAACCGTTTGACACTGAAAGTCACAGGAGTCCATGGGATCGCCACAATTACGTGGGGCGGCGCATCGAAAACCTTTTCGGCTCGTCAATTGGCCGATGGTATCAATTTGGCGGCGGAATTTACGGACAACCCATTTTGCGATGCATTTGCGAGAGTCGACGATGCGGTTGCGGCAAAGCAGGAATATGAAACGAAGCAGATCAAACAGATCTTTCATGGGCGGCAGGGCCGCGACAACATGGAAAAGGCCGTCAAGGATTCAGAACAAGAACGCGAACCGTTGGTAGCGGCAGTTCACGCCGCCATGAAGCCTGTCAAACACGTAATCAAAATCGAAAACTGA
- a CDS encoding 6-pyruvoyl trahydropterin synthase family protein: MSNNGATFRVDVTKEQFVFSAAHFITFAGDICERLHGHNYGVRASVEGPLDENRYVVDFIALRDAVLEQTLLLDHHVILPTDHAEIKIESDEKETTARFRDRRWVFPNEDCVMLPVINTTAEEIARVIAERVRDKTRAKFGDHLSWIEVAVDENNGQWGVCRLPWNPA, from the coding sequence ATGTCCAACAACGGTGCGACCTTTCGAGTTGATGTTACGAAAGAGCAATTTGTTTTCTCTGCAGCACACTTCATCACCTTCGCCGGCGATATTTGCGAACGACTGCATGGTCACAACTATGGCGTCCGTGCCAGCGTCGAAGGACCTTTGGATGAGAACCGCTATGTTGTGGACTTTATCGCGTTGCGTGATGCGGTTTTAGAGCAAACGTTGCTGCTGGATCATCACGTCATTCTGCCGACCGATCACGCGGAAATCAAAATTGAGTCCGACGAAAAAGAAACAACAGCTCGATTCCGCGATCGCCGCTGGGTGTTCCCCAATGAAGACTGCGTGATGTTGCCCGTGATAAACACGACCGCTGAAGAAATCGCGCGTGTCATCGCCGAACGCGTCCGCGATAAAACACGAGCGAAATTCGGTGACCATTTGAGCTGGATTGAGGTCGCTGTCGACGAAAACAACGGCCAATGGGGCGTCTGTCGACTACCATGGAACCCAGCCTAG
- a CDS encoding alpha/beta fold hydrolase gives MRCPCRLPDRQETGNTIEMQQLTNQFDVPVSRFKAGPYSLAYRDRGDQSQQAEVSTILCVHGNPTWSYYYRNIFQRFSSQYRVVAVDHIGCGDSDKPSQVDFTYRLADHQQNLADLIEHLDLQNVMLLAHDWGGAIGLGALLKCRERFSAITLLNTGAFPPPYVPWRIAACRIPFFGTLGVRGMNLFARAAITMAMDRNKLDPEVAAGLLRPYNSWQNRVAIDAFVRDIPMSSSHPTFQTLSELEASLADLTDIPAQLVWGMKDWCFRPDCLHRFQKAWPHARSVEIPDAGHYVLEDAPEEVLSAIETFLSDIATDNKS, from the coding sequence ATGCGTTGCCCCTGTCGACTTCCCGATCGACAAGAAACCGGCAACACTATCGAAATGCAACAGTTGACCAATCAATTCGATGTTCCGGTTTCCCGTTTTAAGGCGGGCCCCTATTCACTCGCCTACCGCGACCGAGGGGATCAGTCCCAGCAGGCGGAAGTCAGCACGATTTTATGCGTGCATGGCAATCCGACCTGGAGCTACTACTACCGAAACATCTTCCAACGATTTTCATCGCAATATCGCGTCGTCGCGGTTGACCACATCGGCTGTGGTGACAGCGACAAACCTTCGCAGGTTGATTTCACCTATCGACTGGCCGACCATCAGCAGAACCTTGCCGATCTGATCGAGCATTTGGATTTGCAGAATGTGATGCTGCTAGCACACGACTGGGGTGGAGCAATCGGATTGGGCGCGCTACTGAAATGCCGTGAACGGTTTTCTGCAATCACGTTGCTTAACACCGGAGCGTTCCCGCCACCTTACGTCCCATGGCGGATCGCCGCATGCCGCATCCCGTTTTTCGGAACGCTAGGGGTGCGTGGCATGAACTTGTTTGCTCGTGCCGCGATCACGATGGCTATGGACCGCAACAAGCTCGATCCCGAAGTCGCCGCAGGACTGCTGCGCCCATACAACAGTTGGCAGAACCGCGTTGCGATTGATGCCTTCGTTCGCGACATCCCGATGAGCTCTTCTCATCCGACATTTCAGACGCTTTCCGAACTAGAAGCTTCCCTTGCTGACCTAACCGACATTCCGGCACAACTGGTTTGGGGAATGAAAGACTGGTGCTTCCGACCGGATTGTTTGCATCGGTTTCAGAAAGCTTGGCCACATGCCCGCTCGGTAGAGATCCCCGATGCAGGCCACTACGTTCTCGAAGACGCGCCGGAGGAGGTTCTCTCCGCAATCGAGACGTTTCTGAGCGATATAGCGACTGACAACAAGTCGTGA
- a CDS encoding triphosphoribosyl-dephospho-CoA synthase: MISAIESLRWRCPTPADAVLWACILEATAPKAGNVYPGKSFHDLSYNDFVSAAHLTAEQFRSPDARFSCDVLSAVRSVSNQIGTNVNLGILLLIAPLVKIDQQSKLTKDVNSTSLAISELLEQLDSEDASHLYSAINQAHPGGMGNVDDMDLADSPPPDFMSAMRSARARDQIAENYSDGFQDLLQVVAPTIETCIGDSGDVLTGISRAHLVLLRRRPDSLIARKFGDQVALQVMTKADFDHNDAKACEQFDNFLRTSHPKPLNPGTTADLIAAGLYFLLRCQ; this comes from the coding sequence GTGATTAGCGCGATTGAATCATTGCGTTGGCGCTGTCCAACACCGGCGGATGCCGTCTTGTGGGCGTGCATCTTGGAAGCGACCGCGCCAAAGGCCGGGAACGTCTACCCTGGAAAGAGTTTTCACGATCTTTCCTACAACGACTTTGTTTCCGCGGCACATCTCACAGCCGAACAGTTCCGCAGCCCCGATGCTCGCTTCAGTTGTGACGTGCTGAGTGCGGTACGGAGTGTCTCGAATCAGATCGGTACCAACGTCAACCTCGGAATCCTTTTGTTGATCGCCCCTTTAGTCAAGATCGATCAACAGTCCAAGCTCACCAAGGACGTCAACTCGACGTCGCTGGCGATTTCAGAACTTCTGGAACAGCTCGATAGCGAAGACGCTAGCCACTTGTATTCTGCGATCAATCAAGCGCATCCAGGAGGGATGGGAAATGTCGATGACATGGATCTCGCCGATTCGCCACCACCGGATTTCATGTCAGCGATGCGTTCGGCGCGAGCCCGCGATCAAATCGCGGAAAACTACAGCGATGGATTTCAAGATTTGCTCCAAGTCGTCGCGCCAACCATTGAAACGTGTATAGGCGATTCCGGCGACGTATTGACCGGTATCTCTCGTGCACATCTGGTATTACTAAGACGACGCCCAGATTCGCTGATCGCTCGAAAATTTGGCGATCAAGTCGCGCTGCAAGTCATGACAAAAGCGGACTTCGATCACAATGACGCCAAAGCTTGCGAACAGTTTGACAACTTCCTCCGCACCAGTCATCCAAAGCCTCTCAATCCAGGAACGACGGCGGACCTGATTGCCGCCGGACTCTATTTCCTCCTTCGCTGTCAGTAG
- a CDS encoding VWA-like domain-containing protein has protein sequence MNSQASNKSFARLTARERITQVVETWFLTEPLLFAAWTIHDVQPQPHIETVRVARGKVEFNPMFILSLRRDQLREVLTFEAMRILLGHPYERRKPNPDLSYMASNLTVQECVRTNLPIPRAKDIFGSDEFSDQYFEFYYRELFERQQKDEPDEQPPEQREDKLQNNDRDEASTNDSSDPATDLTQASEDEANSDAELDLSQRDKTNDATDADSSSPESESGSSDGTEKGSVPLQRYADAEQVGTENAAQWDSDELLKDEINAAVREAAETSGWGSIGGSAKEQLLATLNPVMDYRGVLRLFRQNVLSVRRRLTRMKPSRRYGFAQMGSRYDVTTKLLFAVDVSGSMSRSDLQLGFSVVGKFFRYGVESVDVLWFDEELRSEAVTIRRARRQFEITGRGGTNFQPVMDYIDQHPNYDGLIIFTDGYAPVPQKPQNARTKVLWLFRDEHTYQKMNAALKGFGKSAYIHSERSKPRQSLSPFTP, from the coding sequence ATGAATTCACAAGCTTCCAACAAATCGTTTGCGCGTTTAACGGCACGGGAAAGGATCACTCAGGTGGTCGAGACGTGGTTCCTTACCGAGCCGCTCTTATTTGCCGCATGGACGATCCATGATGTGCAGCCCCAGCCACACATTGAAACGGTTCGTGTCGCGAGAGGAAAAGTTGAATTCAATCCGATGTTCATCTTATCCCTTCGTCGCGATCAGCTGCGCGAGGTTTTGACATTTGAAGCGATGCGGATTCTGTTGGGACATCCTTATGAAAGGCGTAAGCCGAATCCGGACTTGTCGTATATGGCGAGCAACCTAACTGTGCAGGAATGTGTTCGAACGAACTTGCCGATCCCTCGCGCCAAAGACATATTCGGTTCTGACGAATTCAGTGACCAATATTTCGAATTTTACTACCGTGAATTGTTCGAGCGGCAGCAGAAGGATGAGCCGGACGAGCAGCCCCCAGAGCAACGCGAAGATAAACTTCAAAATAATGATCGTGATGAGGCTTCCACGAACGACTCAAGCGATCCGGCCACGGACTTAACACAGGCTTCAGAAGATGAAGCAAACTCGGATGCTGAACTAGATCTCAGTCAACGGGACAAAACCAACGACGCCACGGATGCCGATTCCTCGAGTCCTGAATCCGAGTCAGGAAGTTCTGACGGTACCGAGAAGGGATCTGTTCCTCTTCAACGGTATGCAGATGCGGAGCAAGTCGGAACCGAAAATGCTGCCCAATGGGATAGCGACGAACTTCTTAAAGACGAGATCAACGCGGCGGTGCGCGAAGCCGCCGAGACAAGTGGCTGGGGAAGTATCGGCGGATCGGCCAAGGAGCAATTGCTCGCGACTTTAAACCCTGTGATGGATTATCGCGGAGTTTTGCGACTGTTCCGCCAAAATGTGCTTTCTGTTAGACGTCGATTGACACGAATGAAACCGAGCCGGCGTTATGGATTCGCCCAAATGGGAAGCCGGTATGACGTGACAACGAAGCTTCTATTTGCCGTCGACGTTTCCGGTTCGATGAGCCGTTCCGATTTGCAACTAGGATTTTCGGTTGTCGGCAAATTCTTTCGATACGGTGTCGAATCGGTCGATGTCTTGTGGTTTGATGAGGAGCTGCGGTCCGAAGCAGTCACGATTCGGCGGGCACGACGGCAATTTGAAATCACTGGCCGTGGTGGCACAAATTTCCAGCCCGTGATGGATTACATCGATCAACATCCAAACTATGACGGGCTGATCATTTTCACCGATGGCTATGCACCGGTGCCTCAAAAACCGCAGAACGCTCGAACCAAGGTGCTATGGCTATTTCGTGATGAACACACCTACCAAAAAATGAACGCGGCACTGAAAGGGTTCGGAAAGTCGGCGTATATTCACTCCGAACGCTCAAAGCCACGCCAATCATTGTCGCCATTCACGCCGTGA
- a CDS encoding AAA family ATPase: protein MPVRIDASELTELLELTPSTQNVMLVGRHGIGKSEMITSFYASRGIPVISFFLGQMSDPGDLIGLLHKDESTGRSEFLPPYWWPADGKPIALFLDELNRARPEILQAVMELALNKTLAGKKLPEGSVIVSAVNDGDEYQLTDLDPALVSRFNLYEFAPTVEDWLVWAENADVDHRVIQFIQQQPQFLDGAGLNEGGASIETLSGLVKTPDRRSWKRVSDLVKPIQGVTDRHCKLIAGIVGSAAATAFRKSLATQLPVTPADVLLELSKHRKVLNSLGLAELLLLNEQVLLWICTDKCPAKHLDKARNGLLGYLKLLRKRKLDEAVAHFVAMLDKPKFEPVMGFVSESLELTELLTSYMEGIRID from the coding sequence TTGCCGGTACGCATCGATGCAAGCGAGCTCACCGAATTGCTGGAGCTAACGCCTTCGACTCAAAATGTCATGCTTGTCGGACGGCATGGGATTGGCAAGAGTGAGATGATCACAAGTTTCTACGCATCACGCGGGATCCCGGTGATCTCTTTCTTCCTTGGGCAGATGAGCGACCCGGGGGATTTAATCGGTTTGCTGCACAAGGACGAAAGCACGGGCCGAAGTGAGTTCTTGCCGCCCTACTGGTGGCCTGCCGATGGCAAGCCCATCGCGTTGTTCCTAGATGAGCTTAACCGAGCGCGGCCGGAGATCCTTCAGGCGGTCATGGAACTGGCGCTGAACAAGACTCTCGCTGGCAAAAAGCTTCCCGAAGGAAGCGTCATTGTGTCGGCGGTAAACGATGGCGACGAATACCAATTAACCGATCTCGATCCAGCCCTGGTGTCGCGTTTTAATCTTTACGAGTTCGCGCCGACTGTGGAGGATTGGTTGGTCTGGGCCGAGAACGCAGATGTCGATCATCGCGTTATTCAATTCATACAGCAACAACCTCAGTTCCTAGATGGCGCTGGGCTGAACGAGGGCGGAGCATCAATCGAGACACTATCGGGACTCGTGAAGACCCCGGACCGTCGATCATGGAAACGTGTCAGTGATCTTGTGAAACCAATCCAGGGCGTCACAGACCGCCATTGTAAATTGATCGCTGGAATTGTCGGTTCGGCCGCGGCGACAGCATTTCGCAAAAGTCTTGCCACACAGTTGCCAGTCACGCCGGCCGATGTCTTGCTGGAGCTTTCGAAACACCGCAAGGTGCTCAACTCGCTCGGACTGGCAGAGCTTCTATTGTTGAATGAGCAAGTTTTGTTGTGGATTTGTACAGACAAATGTCCCGCGAAACATCTCGATAAAGCCAGAAACGGACTCTTGGGCTACTTGAAATTATTGCGGAAACGCAAGCTTGATGAAGCCGTTGCTCATTTTGTCGCGATGTTAGATAAACCAAAGTTTGAACCGGTCATGGGATTTGTTTCAGAGTCACTAGAACTGACCGAACTTCTGACCAGCTACATGGAAGGTATCCGAATCGACTGA